The Persephonella sp. IF05-L8 genome contains a region encoding:
- the rsmA gene encoding 16S rRNA (adenine(1518)-N(6)/adenine(1519)-N(6))-dimethyltransferase RsmA, with protein MKGKGFRTKKKFGQHLLVAPGVIQKIVDEIDVQAEDIIVEIGVGTGQLTEEILKRNPKKLYGIEIDPEAYPIIEEKFSEYKNFQLIKKDFFDVNLFELSEGQKIKVVGNLPYNVASLILVNMPFYLDIIQLCVFMLQKEVAEKLIAKPKTKQYTFLSVFIQTFFDVEYVMSVPARFFKPPPKVTSAVVKLIPKEKPPIDKVKEYKNFVSHLFSARRKMLRTKLPVEVLKRADIPETARAEELTVEDFIDLFKNS; from the coding sequence TTGAAGGGTAAAGGATTTAGAACCAAAAAAAAGTTTGGACAACATCTTTTAGTAGCACCAGGGGTAATACAAAAAATAGTAGATGAGATAGATGTCCAGGCAGAAGATATTATTGTTGAAATAGGGGTAGGCACAGGGCAGCTAACAGAAGAAATACTAAAAAGAAATCCTAAAAAACTTTATGGAATAGAAATAGACCCTGAGGCCTATCCAATCATAGAAGAAAAATTTTCAGAGTATAAAAATTTCCAGCTAATTAAAAAAGATTTTTTTGATGTAAACCTCTTTGAACTATCTGAAGGTCAAAAAATCAAAGTAGTTGGAAATCTCCCTTACAATGTGGCATCTCTTATTCTGGTAAATATGCCTTTTTATCTTGATATTATCCAGCTATGTGTATTTATGCTACAAAAAGAAGTTGCAGAAAAGCTAATTGCAAAACCTAAAACAAAGCAATACACATTTTTATCTGTTTTTATACAGACATTTTTTGATGTGGAATATGTTATGAGTGTTCCTGCCAGATTTTTTAAGCCACCACCTAAGGTGACATCTGCCGTCGTAAAACTTATTCCAAAAGAAAAACCCCCAATTGACAAAGTAAAAGAGTATAAAAACTTTGTTTCCCATCTATTTTCAGCCCGTAGAAAGATGCTCAGGACTAAACTGCCTGTTGAGGTTTTAAAAAGAGCAGATATCCCTGAAACTGCAAGGGCTGAAGAGCTTACAGTAGAAGACTTTATAGACCTTTTTAAAAATTCCTGA
- a CDS encoding ribosome-binding factor A, which yields MKKSHKSEKVNAAIKKALSEIFIYDMPIQDNMITIVNVDTAQDLSKADIYITALKDVEKVAQELNQKQGYIGHLLSNRVRIRKIPVLKFIPVPSPTI from the coding sequence ATGAAAAAAAGCCACAAATCAGAAAAAGTTAATGCAGCTATCAAGAAAGCATTAAGTGAAATATTTATATACGATATGCCCATTCAGGACAATATGATAACTATAGTAAATGTTGATACAGCACAGGATTTAAGTAAGGCAGATATTTATATAACAGCTTTAAAAGATGTGGAAAAAGTTGCACAGGAACTTAATCAGAAACAGGGATATATTGGACATTTACTTTCCAACAGAGTTAGAATTAGAAAAATTCCAGTATTAAAATTTATTCCAGTTCCATCACCAACAATTTAA
- a CDS encoding DUF503 domain-containing protein: MFIGSIVFDMYIPHATSLKEKRMVIRSMKEKLKAKFNVSVSEVGNQDLWQSAQVAVVMVAPDQKQVEKVMQNIINFVEINFPEIHINIYKEIY, from the coding sequence ATGTTTATAGGAAGCATTGTTTTTGATATGTATATTCCCCATGCAACCTCATTGAAGGAAAAAAGAATGGTTATCCGTTCAATGAAGGAAAAACTAAAGGCAAAATTTAATGTTTCTGTTTCAGAGGTTGGAAATCAAGATTTATGGCAGTCTGCACAGGTTGCAGTTGTAATGGTTGCTCCAGACCAAAAACAGGTGGAAAAAGTTATGCAAAATATAATAAACTTTGTAGAGATTAACTTTCCAGAAATACATATAAATATATATAAGGAGATTTACTAA
- the sppA gene encoding signal peptide peptidase SppA, which yields MKKKIIIGILIFLGVFWFLSYLNYKSLPKIAVIEVKGVISNYMDTVSNIDKAQKNSSIKAVVLLVDSPGGAVGAAQEIYTAIEKLRKTKPVVVSMGNVAASGGYYISAPANVIYANPGTITGSIGVIIQHVDASKVLDKIGIKIENIKSGQNKDILYPNHSLTPEQKRLLEATILDVYDQFLDAIVKYRPIKKEELKKYADGRIFSGKQAQKIGLVDKLGNIQDAINEAKKLSKMEGKEVQVIYIRKEKSFLQKLTGSKISISDILTVPQFMYLMKF from the coding sequence ATGAAGAAAAAAATAATAATAGGAATTTTGATATTTCTGGGAGTTTTTTGGTTTCTGTCTTATCTAAACTACAAGTCTTTACCTAAGATAGCTGTTATAGAGGTAAAAGGAGTAATATCCAACTATATGGATACTGTTTCCAATATAGATAAAGCTCAAAAAAACTCCTCAATAAAAGCTGTGGTTTTACTGGTTGATAGTCCTGGTGGAGCAGTTGGAGCTGCACAGGAGATATATACTGCCATTGAAAAACTCAGAAAAACAAAACCTGTTGTTGTATCAATGGGAAATGTAGCCGCTTCAGGAGGTTATTACATAAGTGCCCCTGCAAATGTTATATATGCAAATCCCGGAACAATAACAGGTTCAATAGGTGTTATTATCCAGCATGTAGATGCCTCTAAAGTTCTGGATAAAATAGGAATAAAAATAGAGAATATAAAAAGCGGTCAGAACAAAGATATCCTTTATCCAAATCACTCACTTACCCCTGAGCAAAAGAGATTATTGGAAGCCACTATACTGGATGTTTATGACCAGTTTTTAGATGCTATTGTAAAATACAGACCAATCAAAAAAGAGGAACTTAAAAAATATGCAGATGGAAGGATTTTCTCAGGAAAACAGGCTCAAAAGATAGGACTGGTAGATAAACTGGGAAACATTCAGGATGCCATTAATGAAGCAAAAAAACTTTCTAAAATGGAAGGAAAAGAAGTTCAGGTAATATATATCAGGAAAGAAAAATCTTTTCTACAAAAATTAACAGGCTCAAAAATTTCCATATCTGATATACTTACCGTTCCACAATTTATGTATCTAATGAAATTCTGA
- a CDS encoding iron-sulfur cluster assembly accessory protein: MQSTVNFTVTEAAAAEIKRIADEQGIENPILRVRVVPGGCSGFQYAMGFDEAIEENDKVVELENGVKIAIDEFSAPYIGGAVLDYVQDFMGGGFTIKNPNAASSCGCGNSFSC, from the coding sequence ATGCAATCAACTGTTAATTTTACTGTAACAGAAGCAGCTGCAGCTGAAATCAAAAGAATAGCTGATGAACAGGGAATAGAAAATCCAATCCTCAGGGTTAGAGTTGTTCCTGGAGGATGCTCAGGATTTCAATATGCAATGGGATTTGATGAAGCTATAGAAGAAAATGACAAAGTTGTTGAACTGGAAAACGGAGTTAAAATTGCTATTGATGAATTCTCTGCACCATATATCGGTGGAGCTGTTTTAGATTATGTTCAGGACTTTATGGGCGGCGGATTTACAATTAAGAACCCTAACGCTGCAAGTTCTTGCGGCTGCGGTAATTCATTCTCTTGCTAA